From a single Punica granatum isolate Tunisia-2019 unplaced genomic scaffold, ASM765513v2 Contig00104, whole genome shotgun sequence genomic region:
- the LOC116190022 gene encoding uncharacterized protein LOC116190022 isoform X1, with product MSSRLCILTQFKGCLGREPFCSFLGFSWVYIRVIVRFMMEKLKEKCGALFSSRGCLGCCSEYPLILGEDRPLKEVRKNQSETVKKPGIADDFWSTSAHEMDLSHRSLSSGNTSSQTLDSQHNAGSTSNSPEFVNPGLILWNQMREQWTANKSTQNEKQVREPRISWNATYEGLLGTNKPFPQPIPLSEMVDFLVDVWKQEGFYD from the exons ATGTCTTCTAGGCTCTGTATTTTAACTCAGTTCAAGGGATGCCTTGGAAGGGAACCTTTTTGTTCATTTCTTGGGTTCTCGTGGGTTTATATTCGTGTTATCGTCCGCTTCATGATGGagaaattaaaggaaaaatgcGGGGCCCTTTTCAGT AGCAGAGGTTGCCTTGGATGCTGTTCTGAATACCCATTGATCCTTGGTGAGGACAGGCCTCTAAAGGAAGTGAGAAAAAACCAAAGTGAAACCGTGAAGAAACCTGGCATTGCAGATGATTTTTGGAGCACTAGCGCCCATGAAATGGATTTGTCTCACAGAAGCTTGTCATCAGGAAACACATCAAGTCAGACCCTTGATTCTCAGCATAATGCAGGTTCCACAAGCAATTCACCTGAGTTCGTTAACCCTG GTCTTATTCTCTGGAACCAGATGAGGGAACAGTGGACTGCAAATAAGAGTACTCAGAATGAAAAACAAGTTAGAGAACCGAGAATAAG TTGGAATGCAACTTACGAGGGCCTGCTCGGCACGAACAAGCCTTTTCCTCAGCCTATCCCGCTCTCA GAAATGGTAGATTTCCTTGTTGATGTGTGGAAGCAGGAGGGCTTCTATGATTGA
- the LOC116190022 gene encoding uncharacterized protein LOC116190022 isoform X3: MLVFMGGCLGCCSEYPLILGEDRPLKEVRKNQSETVKKPGIADDFWSTSAHEMDLSHRSLSSGNTSSQTLDSQHNAGSTSNSPEFVNPGLILWNQMREQWTANKSTQNEKQVREPRISWNATYEGLLGTNKPFPQPIPLSEMVDFLVDVWKQEGFYD, encoded by the exons ATGCTTGTATTCATGGG AGGTTGCCTTGGATGCTGTTCTGAATACCCATTGATCCTTGGTGAGGACAGGCCTCTAAAGGAAGTGAGAAAAAACCAAAGTGAAACCGTGAAGAAACCTGGCATTGCAGATGATTTTTGGAGCACTAGCGCCCATGAAATGGATTTGTCTCACAGAAGCTTGTCATCAGGAAACACATCAAGTCAGACCCTTGATTCTCAGCATAATGCAGGTTCCACAAGCAATTCACCTGAGTTCGTTAACCCTG GTCTTATTCTCTGGAACCAGATGAGGGAACAGTGGACTGCAAATAAGAGTACTCAGAATGAAAAACAAGTTAGAGAACCGAGAATAAG TTGGAATGCAACTTACGAGGGCCTGCTCGGCACGAACAAGCCTTTTCCTCAGCCTATCCCGCTCTCA GAAATGGTAGATTTCCTTGTTGATGTGTGGAAGCAGGAGGGCTTCTATGATTGA
- the LOC116190022 gene encoding uncharacterized protein LOC116190022 isoform X2, translating into MSALLRENDSGLLRLTRVLQIRSFLGPSDACIHGSRGCLGCCSEYPLILGEDRPLKEVRKNQSETVKKPGIADDFWSTSAHEMDLSHRSLSSGNTSSQTLDSQHNAGSTSNSPEFVNPGLILWNQMREQWTANKSTQNEKQVREPRISWNATYEGLLGTNKPFPQPIPLSEMVDFLVDVWKQEGFYD; encoded by the exons atgtctGCGTTGTTGAG AGAAAATGATTCTGGGTTGTTGCGGCTGACTCGTG TTCTGCAGATTCGTTCCTTCTTGGGCCCATCAGATGCTTGTATTCATGGG AGCAGAGGTTGCCTTGGATGCTGTTCTGAATACCCATTGATCCTTGGTGAGGACAGGCCTCTAAAGGAAGTGAGAAAAAACCAAAGTGAAACCGTGAAGAAACCTGGCATTGCAGATGATTTTTGGAGCACTAGCGCCCATGAAATGGATTTGTCTCACAGAAGCTTGTCATCAGGAAACACATCAAGTCAGACCCTTGATTCTCAGCATAATGCAGGTTCCACAAGCAATTCACCTGAGTTCGTTAACCCTG GTCTTATTCTCTGGAACCAGATGAGGGAACAGTGGACTGCAAATAAGAGTACTCAGAATGAAAAACAAGTTAGAGAACCGAGAATAAG TTGGAATGCAACTTACGAGGGCCTGCTCGGCACGAACAAGCCTTTTCCTCAGCCTATCCCGCTCTCA GAAATGGTAGATTTCCTTGTTGATGTGTGGAAGCAGGAGGGCTTCTATGATTGA